A stretch of the Tannerella serpentiformis genome encodes the following:
- the def gene encoding peptide deformylase, with amino-acid sequence MILPIYTYGQAVLREETKPIDSSYPELQQLIADMFETMYNADGIGLAAPQIGRSIKLLVIDGTPLANDHLDCKDFKRVLINPEIVEESPERVTYEEGCLSFPGVHERVTRAERIRVKYLNERFEPVEEALGGFAARIVEHECEHLAGELFIDNISPIRRQLNKAKLNNIIKGKASCRYRIKPANKK; translated from the coding sequence ATGATACTACCGATTTATACCTACGGCCAAGCCGTACTAAGAGAAGAAACGAAGCCCATCGACAGCAGCTATCCTGAGCTGCAACAGCTGATCGCCGACATGTTTGAGACGATGTATAATGCTGACGGCATCGGGCTGGCCGCACCGCAGATAGGGCGCTCCATCAAGCTGCTTGTGATTGACGGCACACCGCTGGCTAACGATCATCTGGACTGCAAAGACTTCAAACGCGTGCTGATCAACCCCGAGATCGTGGAGGAGAGTCCGGAACGCGTGACCTATGAGGAGGGCTGCCTCAGCTTCCCCGGCGTGCATGAGCGCGTAACGCGGGCCGAGCGCATCCGCGTGAAGTACCTGAACGAACGCTTCGAGCCGGTCGAGGAGGCGCTGGGCGGATTCGCCGCGCGCATCGTGGAGCACGAGTGTGAACACCTGGCTGGAGAGCTCTTCATCGACAACATCTCGCCCATCCGCCGGCAGCTGAACAAGGCCAAGCTGAACAACATCATCAAGGGCAAAGCGTCGTGCCGCTACCGCATCAAGCCGGCCAACAAAAAGTAA
- the ruvX gene encoding Holliday junction resolvase RuvX — protein MGRILAVDYGAKRTGLAVTDTLQIAAGGLTTVASAEAVNYIVAYAAREPLERVVVGLPKQMDNRPSENMARVEAFARRLEAALPAGVEVTFYDERFTSVMAHRAMIDGGLGRKRRQDKALVDEISAVLILQGYMEWMKSPGATGHPHLL, from the coding sequence ATGGGACGAATCCTAGCCGTGGACTACGGCGCAAAGCGTACGGGGCTGGCCGTCACCGACACGCTGCAAATCGCAGCCGGCGGGCTGACGACGGTGGCCAGTGCGGAGGCCGTAAACTATATCGTGGCCTATGCCGCACGCGAACCATTAGAACGGGTCGTCGTGGGGCTGCCCAAGCAGATGGACAATCGGCCGTCGGAAAATATGGCTCGGGTGGAGGCCTTCGCCCGTCGGTTGGAGGCCGCACTGCCGGCAGGTGTGGAGGTCACGTTTTACGACGAACGCTTCACGTCTGTCATGGCACATCGGGCGATGATCGACGGAGGACTCGGTCGGAAACGTCGGCAAGACAAAGCCCTGGTCGACGAGATCAGCGCCGTGCTCATCCTGCAGGGCTATATGGAATGGATGAAAAGTCCCGGCGCTACCGGTCATCCACACCTACTTTGA
- a CDS encoding DUF6261 family protein: MKVDGLSIGLLLSMEDFGYQSLIQEMLPDLPLETADEGYSDKLKSAVEDYRAVYRAFDDAVETSGTTSPAVIAARHDKARDNAWRTLRAYVKVCTRHPDPDVAATSTRALQLIRNIGDLSIRNRTDETGRLNTLIQSLREIGAAPLAQAGITPFIDDLERKDHAYREAYQHWIDVKGDRTIGLVQLKRRAADAAYRNLITTVNALIHLNGDAPYAAFVRSVNALIKRNKTTLITRQTLRAKRHHSLIAPPPATENQQHSES, encoded by the coding sequence ATGAAAGTAGATGGATTGAGCATAGGACTGCTCCTTTCGATGGAAGATTTTGGCTATCAATCCCTGATACAGGAGATGCTTCCGGATCTGCCGCTCGAAACCGCGGATGAAGGCTATTCCGACAAACTCAAATCGGCCGTCGAGGACTATCGGGCGGTGTATCGCGCGTTCGACGACGCTGTCGAAACCTCTGGAACCACCTCTCCAGCCGTCATCGCCGCCCGCCACGACAAGGCGCGCGACAATGCCTGGCGTACCCTTCGCGCTTACGTTAAGGTCTGCACCCGCCATCCTGATCCGGACGTGGCCGCCACTTCAACCCGCGCCCTTCAACTGATCCGTAACATCGGCGACCTCTCCATACGGAACCGTACCGACGAAACCGGGCGCCTCAATACCCTCATTCAGAGCCTCCGCGAGATTGGCGCCGCCCCACTCGCACAGGCTGGTATTACGCCTTTCATCGACGATTTGGAGCGTAAGGATCACGCCTATCGAGAGGCTTATCAACACTGGATAGACGTTAAGGGCGACCGTACGATTGGCCTCGTCCAACTCAAACGCCGCGCTGCCGACGCCGCCTATCGCAACCTTATTACGACTGTCAACGCCCTCATCCACCTCAATGGCGACGCACCCTACGCCGCCTTCGTGCGCTCCGTTAACGCCCTCATCAAGCGCAACAAGACGACCCTTATCACCCGCCAGACCCTCCGTGCCAAGCGTCACCACTCACTCATAGCGCCCCCTCCCGCAACCGAAAACCAGCAGCACTCCGAATCATGA
- a CDS encoding DUF6261 family protein, whose amino-acid sequence MEAEGDLSRESTFSRHTAELLKKDEERDEQLESIFFIVRGNKLSSVSANREAAKRIDEKLRAYYSDTRKAPYDKESSLILGIKKDMAGFSADIATLGLTASFTQPYTINDEYIELQKTRSLAGADSQLPLASTVRPLTDAAFNIVCQYILSAYLNATTDDDKALFDQLVDRMNKISRETRATQRQMHAQRKPKDPKEPKQPKDPKDPKKPDQPKDPKKPDKPEQPQSPKEGGDGNPDIHLPEE is encoded by the coding sequence ATTGAGGCCGAAGGCGACCTCAGCCGAGAATCAACCTTCTCTCGCCATACGGCCGAGCTACTGAAGAAAGACGAGGAACGCGACGAGCAGCTGGAGAGCATCTTCTTTATTGTTCGCGGTAACAAACTCTCCTCCGTCTCCGCCAATCGTGAAGCCGCCAAACGCATCGACGAAAAGCTTCGCGCCTATTATTCCGACACCCGTAAAGCCCCTTACGACAAGGAGAGCAGCCTGATCTTAGGTATCAAAAAAGACATGGCCGGCTTCTCTGCCGACATTGCCACACTGGGCCTGACCGCTTCCTTCACGCAGCCTTACACCATCAACGACGAGTATATCGAGCTGCAAAAGACACGCAGCCTCGCCGGGGCAGACTCCCAACTGCCTTTAGCCAGTACGGTCCGCCCGCTCACAGACGCGGCCTTCAACATCGTCTGTCAATACATCCTTTCGGCCTATCTCAACGCCACCACCGATGATGACAAGGCCCTCTTCGACCAACTCGTCGACCGCATGAACAAAATCTCGCGCGAGACACGAGCCACCCAGCGACAAATGCATGCGCAGCGTAAACCGAAGGATCCGAAAGAGCCGAAGCAGCCCAAGGATCCGAAGGACCCCAAGAAGCCCGATCAGCCGAAGGATCCCAAGAAGCCGGACAAGCCGGAGCAGCCCCAATCGCCTAAAGAAGGCGGCGACGGCAATCCCGACATCCATCTGCCGGAGGAGTAA
- a CDS encoding aminoacyl-histidine dipeptidase, producing MAEEIKRLAPEAVWGYFYDLTQIPRPTGHTKQVTDYLKAFGEKHGLETHQDEVGNVLIRKPATPGYEGRQTVVLQAHVDMVPQKNAGVAHDFLRDPIDAYIDGEWVTARDTTLGADNGMGVSLAMAALTDKTIKHGPLEGLFTIDEEVGMDGAVGLKPGFLKGTIMINGDSEEEGRLFVGCAGGVDMNISFHYRDGEPTPEGDVALRLTLAGLKGGHSGVDIHLGRANANKLFFRFLKKAVSHYDVRLATVEGGSLRNAIPREVSAVVTVPADRVADVEQLVREHEALYRAEYKGVEGDIRFTAERTAELPATLIPEEIQDDLINAVEGCPNGPISMLHDFPGTVESSSNLAIVKSDDAAGRIDVKILVRSSSESRKDALCSSIESVFSLAGAKVELSNPYGGWQPNIDSPILRTMEKAYESLFGRKPDVTVMHAGLECGIIQEAYPDMDMISFGPDITHPHSPDEAVGIASVEKSWRLLVATLEAVPEK from the coding sequence ATGGCAGAAGAAATCAAGAGACTGGCCCCTGAGGCCGTCTGGGGTTATTTCTATGACCTCACACAGATCCCGCGTCCGACGGGTCACACGAAACAAGTAACGGATTACCTCAAGGCCTTCGGAGAGAAGCATGGCCTGGAGACGCACCAGGACGAGGTGGGCAATGTGCTCATCCGCAAACCCGCCACGCCGGGCTACGAGGGGCGGCAGACGGTCGTGCTGCAAGCGCACGTCGACATGGTGCCGCAGAAGAACGCCGGCGTAGCGCACGACTTCCTCCGCGACCCGATCGACGCCTACATCGACGGCGAGTGGGTCACGGCGCGCGACACGACCCTCGGCGCTGACAACGGCATGGGCGTCTCGCTGGCTATGGCCGCCCTGACCGACAAGACGATCAAGCACGGCCCCCTGGAGGGCCTCTTCACGATCGACGAGGAGGTGGGCATGGACGGCGCCGTGGGCCTCAAGCCCGGCTTCCTGAAGGGCACGATCATGATCAATGGTGACTCCGAAGAGGAGGGGCGCCTTTTCGTAGGCTGCGCCGGCGGGGTGGACATGAACATCAGCTTCCACTATCGCGACGGCGAGCCGACGCCCGAGGGCGACGTGGCGCTGCGACTGACCCTGGCCGGACTCAAGGGCGGCCACTCGGGCGTCGACATCCACCTCGGCCGCGCCAACGCCAACAAGCTCTTCTTCCGCTTCCTCAAGAAGGCCGTCAGCCACTACGATGTGCGCCTGGCCACGGTCGAGGGCGGCTCGCTCCGCAACGCCATCCCGCGCGAGGTCTCGGCTGTCGTCACGGTGCCGGCTGACCGCGTGGCCGACGTCGAGCAGCTCGTCCGCGAGCACGAGGCGCTCTACCGCGCGGAGTACAAGGGCGTGGAGGGCGACATCCGCTTCACGGCTGAGCGCACGGCCGAGCTGCCCGCCACGCTCATCCCCGAAGAGATTCAGGACGACCTGATCAACGCCGTCGAGGGTTGCCCGAACGGCCCGATCAGCATGCTGCACGACTTCCCGGGGACGGTCGAATCGTCGTCGAACCTGGCCATCGTCAAGTCTGACGACGCTGCCGGCCGGATCGACGTCAAGATCCTCGTCCGCAGCTCGTCCGAGAGTCGCAAGGATGCGCTCTGCTCGTCGATCGAAAGCGTCTTCTCGCTGGCCGGCGCCAAGGTGGAGCTGTCCAACCCCTACGGCGGCTGGCAGCCCAACATCGACTCGCCCATCCTGCGCACGATGGAGAAGGCCTACGAGTCGCTCTTCGGCCGTAAGCCGGACGTGACCGTCATGCACGCCGGCCTGGAGTGTGGCATCATTCAGGAGGCCTATCCGGACATGGACATGATCTCGTTCGGCCCCGACATCACGCACCCGCACTCGCCCGACGAGGCCGTGGGCATCGCCTCGGTCGAGAAGTCGTGGCGCCTGCTCGTAGCCACCCTCGAGGCCGTGCCGGAGAAGTAA
- the rlmH gene encoding 23S rRNA (pseudouridine(1915)-N(3))-methyltransferase RlmH, which yields MNVELWMIGKTDHSYWREAQDEYVRRLIHYLPFSLRIIPDVKNAARLTESQQKAQEGQQILKALQPSDQCILLDEKGTEHTSVGFSVYLSKRLQQPSRRLIFVIGGPYGFSDAVYTRATDRLSVSRMTFSHQMVRVIFLEQLYRSMTIIKGEPYHHE from the coding sequence ATGAACGTCGAACTTTGGATGATCGGCAAAACCGACCACTCCTATTGGCGCGAAGCACAAGACGAGTATGTCCGCCGCCTGATCCACTATCTACCCTTCTCCTTACGCATCATTCCCGACGTCAAAAACGCCGCCCGCCTCACCGAATCGCAGCAAAAAGCCCAAGAAGGCCAACAGATCCTGAAAGCACTACAACCAAGCGATCAATGCATCTTACTCGACGAAAAGGGTACCGAACACACCTCCGTCGGCTTCTCTGTCTACCTCTCGAAGCGACTGCAACAGCCCTCCAGACGGCTTATTTTCGTCATTGGCGGCCCTTACGGGTTCAGTGACGCCGTCTACACCCGTGCAACAGATCGTTTATCCGTTAGCCGAATGACCTTCTCCCATCAAATGGTTCGAGTGATCTTCTTAGAACAGCTATACCGCTCAATGACGATCATAAAAGGGGAACCCTACCACCATGAATAG
- a CDS encoding tetratricopeptide repeat protein, translating to MRRALTYLFFLLAIAVHMQAQVNTDRVMAIGRNALYFEDYVLSIQYFNQVIKAKPWMAEPYFYRAVAKLNLDDFQGAEEDCTLSLERNPFLAQAYYARGIARQSLEKYAGAIEDYTKGLEFKPGDRAMMSNKAIAYVQKKDFTDAEQVFEELIRAHPKQSLGYLTRAAMYLEKGDTAKALSDYDRAIALDSFYAPCYANRALTLYQSGRYTEALKDLDQAIRLNTREPGYYINRGLVRYELNDLRGAMADYDQVIEMDADNRIARFNRGLLRAQVGDDNRAIEDFDVVLRLEPDNDIARFNRATLLFKTGDYRATIRDLDAVLRRYPDFVQGYYYRADVKRRLNDLKGADRDYIAAMKIEDDCRRGRRSVTSTAAKDSTRSGANDRTREESDRNIEKFSRLVVYDRKEEQKSKYQSEIRGRVQDRNVQVELEPMFVLTYYERQADVRERVFYDRLVERFNDRRVLAWRLLLTNREAALTEEQIAAHFASIDSYSKRIERTPGNADLHFGRALDYLLVQDFTEALRDLDRTIELAPDAAPLAYFARAVVRYKQLESARSQQPDVTSAAASPFRFGAATRPSTSADARDPSPADEARRHEHELILRDYDQVIRLAPDFAFAYFNRGNLRCTGRDFRAAIADYDEAIRRDPELAEAYFNRGLAELSMGNATRGIVDLSKAGELGLPSAYSIIRRMTEESKSNE from the coding sequence ATGAGACGGGCACTGACATACCTCTTCTTCCTGCTCGCGATCGCGGTGCACATGCAGGCGCAGGTCAACACCGACCGGGTGATGGCCATCGGCCGTAATGCGCTCTATTTCGAGGATTATGTCCTGTCCATCCAGTACTTCAACCAGGTGATCAAGGCCAAGCCATGGATGGCTGAGCCGTACTTCTACCGCGCTGTGGCGAAGCTGAACTTGGATGATTTCCAGGGCGCCGAGGAAGACTGTACGCTCAGCCTCGAGCGCAACCCTTTCCTGGCGCAGGCCTACTATGCGCGCGGCATCGCCCGGCAGAGCCTCGAGAAGTATGCCGGAGCGATCGAGGATTACACGAAGGGGCTGGAGTTCAAGCCGGGCGACCGGGCGATGATGTCGAACAAAGCCATCGCATATGTACAGAAGAAGGATTTCACGGATGCCGAGCAAGTCTTCGAGGAACTGATCCGCGCGCACCCGAAGCAGTCGCTGGGCTACCTCACGCGCGCCGCCATGTATCTCGAAAAGGGCGACACGGCGAAGGCGCTTTCAGACTACGATCGGGCCATCGCCCTCGATTCGTTCTATGCACCGTGCTACGCCAACCGCGCCCTGACGCTTTACCAGTCCGGCCGCTACACCGAGGCGCTCAAGGATCTCGACCAAGCCATCCGACTCAACACGCGGGAGCCCGGTTATTACATCAACCGCGGACTGGTACGCTACGAGCTGAACGACCTGCGCGGCGCGATGGCCGACTATGATCAGGTGATCGAAATGGACGCCGACAACCGCATCGCCCGCTTCAATCGTGGACTGCTCCGGGCGCAGGTGGGCGACGACAACCGTGCCATCGAGGACTTCGACGTCGTGCTCCGACTGGAGCCTGACAACGACATCGCCCGCTTCAACCGCGCCACGTTGCTCTTCAAAACGGGCGACTATCGGGCCACGATCCGCGACCTCGACGCCGTGCTTCGTCGCTACCCCGACTTCGTGCAGGGCTACTATTACCGCGCCGACGTGAAGCGACGACTGAACGACCTCAAGGGTGCCGATCGCGACTATATCGCAGCAATGAAGATCGAGGACGATTGCCGGCGCGGGCGCCGCAGCGTCACCTCCACGGCGGCGAAGGACAGCACCCGGTCGGGCGCCAACGATCGCACGCGCGAGGAGTCGGACCGCAACATCGAAAAGTTCAGCCGCCTCGTCGTCTACGACCGCAAGGAGGAGCAGAAAAGCAAATATCAAAGCGAGATCCGCGGTCGCGTGCAGGACCGCAACGTGCAGGTGGAGCTGGAGCCGATGTTCGTCCTTACGTACTACGAGCGGCAGGCCGACGTCCGCGAGCGCGTTTTCTACGACCGGCTTGTGGAGCGCTTCAACGACCGTCGGGTGCTGGCCTGGCGACTGCTCCTAACCAACCGCGAGGCGGCCCTGACCGAAGAACAGATCGCGGCCCACTTCGCTTCCATCGACAGCTACTCCAAGCGCATCGAACGCACGCCCGGCAACGCCGATCTGCACTTCGGGCGCGCCCTGGACTACCTGCTCGTGCAGGATTTCACCGAGGCCTTGCGCGACCTCGACCGCACGATTGAGCTGGCCCCGGACGCTGCCCCCCTCGCCTACTTCGCCCGCGCCGTGGTGCGTTACAAGCAGCTTGAGTCCGCGCGTTCGCAACAGCCTGACGTCACATCTGCCGCCGCCTCGCCCTTCCGATTCGGCGCCGCCACGCGACCGTCCACCTCGGCCGACGCCCGCGACCCCTCCCCCGCCGACGAGGCCCGACGGCATGAGCACGAGCTGATCTTGCGCGACTATGACCAGGTCATCCGCCTCGCTCCGGACTTCGCCTTTGCCTACTTCAACCGCGGCAACCTGCGCTGCACGGGCCGAGACTTCCGCGCCGCCATCGCCGACTATGACGAGGCCATCCGCCGCGACCCCGAGCTGGCCGAGGCCTACTTCAATCGTGGGCTGGCCGAACTCTCGATGGGCAACGCCACGCGCGGCATCGTCGACCTGAGCAAGGCCGGCGAGTTGGGTCTGCCGAGCGCCTACAGCATCATCCGTCGCATGACGGAGGAAAGCAAGAGCAACGAGTAG
- a CDS encoding undecaprenyl-phosphate glucose phosphotransferase, with protein sequence MEKNSRQGYFLQWLIGVGDLVLINALFLVLYRALSADYTRLIGHSLKEIILLLNFCYFFALYFVPVRVHLSVVFLDNIVKRSFMLITFQMIMFTTCLIFMRIGHGSARFLIILYGTLLVAFSLWRVVMRVIVKIYRRKGYSVKNVIIVGAGKNGLELYKVLKNDMAYGFNVYGFFDDNEALRGELPNYLGRLKETEAFIETHPVDEIYCTIPGANSEKISGLLSFAEKHMIRFYILPDFYRDIKKSMVMEIMEYVPLLSIRNEPLQSASNRAVKRAFDILFSSLVMLLLYPMLYLVIGLLIKLSSPGPILFKQKRTGLYGKEFDCYKFRTMRVNKEADEKQATRDDPRTTPIGAFLRHTNLDEIPQFVNVLKGDMSVVGPRPHMLKHTEQYSKLIDKYMVRHLVKPGITGWAQITGYRGETKTLEQMEGRVKRDVWYIENWSFFLDLKIIYVTVINMFQGEKNAY encoded by the coding sequence ATGGAAAAAAACTCGAGACAGGGATATTTTCTTCAATGGTTGATCGGGGTGGGTGACTTGGTGCTCATCAATGCCCTGTTTCTCGTTTTATATCGTGCGCTCAGCGCTGATTACACGCGACTTATCGGTCACAGCCTCAAGGAAATCATCCTGTTGCTGAACTTCTGTTACTTCTTCGCCCTCTACTTCGTTCCCGTCCGGGTGCACCTCTCGGTGGTCTTCTTGGACAACATCGTCAAACGGTCGTTCATGCTGATTACGTTTCAGATGATCATGTTCACCACATGCCTCATTTTCATGCGTATCGGGCACGGATCGGCGCGCTTTCTGATCATTCTTTATGGCACGCTGTTGGTCGCTTTTTCGCTGTGGCGCGTGGTGATGCGGGTGATTGTAAAGATCTATCGGCGGAAGGGGTACAGCGTGAAAAACGTGATCATTGTGGGGGCCGGAAAGAACGGGCTGGAGCTGTATAAAGTGCTCAAAAACGACATGGCGTACGGCTTCAATGTGTACGGCTTTTTCGATGATAACGAGGCGCTTCGAGGCGAACTGCCGAACTACCTCGGGCGGCTGAAGGAGACGGAAGCCTTCATCGAAACGCACCCCGTGGACGAGATTTATTGCACCATCCCGGGGGCCAATAGCGAGAAGATCTCGGGGCTGCTTTCGTTTGCCGAGAAGCACATGATCCGCTTCTACATTCTGCCTGATTTTTATCGCGACATCAAGAAAAGTATGGTGATGGAAATCATGGAGTACGTGCCCCTGCTGTCGATCCGCAACGAGCCGCTGCAGTCGGCCTCGAACCGGGCCGTGAAGCGGGCGTTTGACATCCTCTTTTCATCGCTGGTGATGCTGCTCCTTTACCCCATGCTCTATCTCGTGATCGGGCTGCTGATCAAGCTTAGCTCGCCCGGGCCGATCCTGTTCAAGCAGAAGCGCACGGGGCTCTACGGCAAGGAATTTGACTGCTATAAGTTCCGCACCATGCGCGTCAACAAGGAGGCCGACGAGAAACAGGCCACGCGCGACGACCCACGCACGACGCCGATCGGGGCCTTCCTCCGACACACGAATCTGGACGAGATCCCGCAGTTTGTGAACGTGCTGAAGGGCGACATGTCCGTCGTCGGGCCGCGGCCGCACATGCTCAAGCACACCGAGCAATACTCGAAGCTGATCGACAAATACATGGTGCGCCATCTGGTCAAACCCGGCATCACGGGTTGGGCGCAGATCACGGGCTATCGCGGCGAGACGAAGACGCTGGAGCAGATGGAGGGGCGCGTCAAGCGCGACGTGTGGTACATCGAAAACTGGTCCTTCTTCCTCGATCTGAAGATCATCTACGTGACGGTGATCAACATGTTTCAAGGCGAAAAAAACGCGTACTGA
- a CDS encoding alpha/beta fold hydrolase translates to MKHITDHPKTSSLCTVITRCLLLALLILGVTIEGHAQSLYVKTFGKTDGVPLIFLHGGPGYNAAAFESVAAQALADNGFRVLVYDRRGEGRSLHTAARYTFDEALHDIDSLCRTYDLHRPVLLGHSFGGILALLYADKHPEQVRSVVLMSAPLALQASFDHIRNRCRAIYASRADSVNLRYMNMLDAMDKGSMEYASYCFMHAAGNGFYVPKARTKEGQSVYAAFETDSALFPLSKLSEWQAPQGFHRNEHYTTLDLTDTLRRILRRGTPVYGLYGADDGLYSAAQLDALRNLLGPDHMITLDSCSHNVFIDRRHAFIEALTRHCKTK, encoded by the coding sequence ATGAAACACATAACCGATCACCCCAAAACCTCTAGCCTCTGCACCGTGATAACAAGATGCCTGCTTTTAGCCCTGCTGATTCTCGGCGTTACGATCGAAGGGCATGCGCAATCCCTCTATGTGAAGACTTTCGGAAAGACCGACGGTGTGCCGCTCATCTTCCTGCATGGCGGACCCGGCTATAACGCCGCCGCTTTTGAATCCGTCGCCGCGCAAGCGCTGGCCGATAACGGTTTTCGCGTGCTTGTCTACGATCGACGCGGCGAGGGACGCAGTCTGCACACGGCAGCGCGCTACACCTTCGACGAGGCATTGCACGACATCGACAGTCTGTGCCGCACGTACGACCTCCATCGCCCCGTGCTCCTCGGCCATAGCTTCGGCGGCATACTGGCGCTGCTTTACGCCGACAAACACCCCGAACAGGTCCGTTCGGTCGTGCTGATGAGCGCGCCGCTGGCCCTGCAAGCCTCGTTCGACCATATCCGCAACCGTTGTCGCGCCATTTACGCCTCGCGTGCCGACAGCGTCAACCTGCGCTACATGAACATGCTCGACGCCATGGACAAGGGTTCGATGGAGTATGCCTCTTATTGCTTCATGCACGCGGCCGGGAACGGATTCTATGTTCCGAAAGCACGCACGAAGGAGGGGCAATCCGTCTACGCGGCGTTTGAGACGGACAGTGCGTTGTTTCCTCTTTCAAAACTCTCGGAGTGGCAGGCCCCGCAGGGCTTCCACCGCAACGAACACTATACGACGCTCGACCTGACCGACACCCTGCGCCGCATCTTACGTCGTGGCACGCCCGTCTATGGCCTCTACGGCGCGGACGACGGCCTCTATTCCGCCGCGCAGCTCGATGCCCTCCGCAACCTGCTCGGCCCCGACCACATGATCACGCTCGACTCCTGTTCGCACAACGTTTTCATCGACCGCCGTCACGCTTTTATCGAGGCTCTCACGCGCCATTGTAAAACGAAATAG